The Aureitalea marina genome includes a window with the following:
- the mltG gene encoding endolytic transglycosylase MltG produces the protein MYIKKILWAIAILGLIGMGGFAYYVYNHVFSPNTAFQNEEAHVYIPTGASFEQVIQELEPLLKDINSFALVAKRKKYDQNVKAGHFLISKGMNNNELVNAIRIGNVPITVKFNNQERLQNLAGTLSQQMETDSIALFQAMTDSVFLKQAGFNPENALAMYIPNTYEVYWNETAEAFCSRMSDAFKAFWNEDRRAKASDLGLQPWEVSVLASIVQKETSQVDERPRVAGLYLNRMRIGMLLQADPTVIYAKKKEENDFDQVIKRVLYKDLEIESPYNTYKNAGVPPGPITMPDISSIDAVLNAEKHTYLYMVVNTENLGYHKFASSISEHNRNRAAYIRWINKQGINR, from the coding sequence ATGTACATTAAAAAGATATTATGGGCTATAGCCATACTTGGGTTGATTGGGATGGGAGGCTTTGCCTATTACGTCTACAACCATGTGTTCAGTCCAAATACGGCTTTTCAAAATGAGGAAGCACATGTGTACATCCCCACAGGTGCCAGTTTTGAGCAGGTAATTCAGGAGCTGGAGCCCCTATTGAAGGATATAAACTCTTTTGCCTTGGTTGCCAAGCGCAAGAAGTACGATCAAAATGTGAAAGCGGGACATTTTCTGATCAGCAAGGGAATGAACAACAATGAACTCGTCAATGCCATAAGGATCGGGAATGTGCCTATAACGGTGAAATTCAATAATCAGGAGCGATTACAGAATTTGGCTGGTACCCTATCCCAGCAAATGGAAACCGATAGTATAGCTCTATTCCAGGCCATGACGGACAGTGTTTTCCTCAAGCAGGCCGGCTTTAACCCGGAGAATGCCCTGGCCATGTACATTCCCAATACCTACGAGGTGTATTGGAACGAAACAGCCGAGGCGTTTTGTAGTAGGATGAGTGATGCCTTTAAGGCTTTTTGGAATGAAGATAGAAGAGCGAAGGCATCAGACTTGGGACTTCAGCCCTGGGAAGTCAGTGTTTTGGCCTCGATTGTGCAAAAGGAAACCAGTCAGGTCGATGAACGTCCCCGGGTAGCTGGCTTATACCTGAACAGAATGCGGATCGGTATGTTGCTGCAAGCTGACCCGACCGTAATCTATGCTAAAAAGAAGGAAGAGAATGATTTTGATCAGGTGATCAAAAGAGTGCTTTACAAGGATTTGGAGATCGAATCCCCATACAACACCTACAAGAATGCAGGTGTTCCACCAGGTCCCATCACCATGCCCGATATTTCGAGTATTGATGCTGTCCTCAATGCCGAAAAACATACGTATCTTTATATGGTAGTCAATACCGAGAACTTGGGATACCATAAGTTTGCTAGCAGCATATCCGAACACAATCGCAACCGGGCAGCCTACATCCGATGGATTAACAAGCAAGGTATTAATCGCTAA
- the trmD gene encoding tRNA (guanosine(37)-N1)-methyltransferase TrmD, protein MRIDIITVLPELMASPFSGSIMKRAVDKGLVEVHFHNLRDYSSNNYKQVDDYQFGGGAGMVLMIEPIDKCISQLKEQRSYDEVIYMTPDGKCLDQSMANELSLKGNLIILCGHYKGVDQRVRDHFVTKEISIGDYVLSGGELGAAVLCDAVIRLIPGVLSNETSALTDSFQDDMLAPPIYTRPAEYKGWKVPDILLSGNTPKIEAWREQEALRNTEEKRPDLLDE, encoded by the coding sequence ATGAGAATTGATATCATAACCGTGCTGCCCGAGTTAATGGCCAGTCCGTTCTCAGGCTCCATAATGAAGCGTGCTGTAGATAAAGGCCTTGTTGAAGTCCATTTTCACAACCTAAGGGATTACAGCTCGAACAACTATAAACAGGTAGATGATTACCAGTTTGGTGGTGGAGCAGGAATGGTACTGATGATAGAACCCATCGACAAATGCATCTCTCAATTAAAAGAGCAACGCAGTTATGATGAAGTGATCTATATGACCCCTGATGGTAAATGCTTGGATCAGTCCATGGCCAATGAGCTTTCCCTTAAAGGCAACCTGATCATTCTGTGTGGTCATTATAAAGGAGTAGATCAACGCGTTCGGGATCATTTTGTCACTAAGGAGATTTCCATAGGTGACTACGTGCTGAGCGGTGGCGAATTAGGTGCTGCTGTCTTATGCGACGCAGTGATCAGATTGATTCCCGGGGTATTGTCAAATGAAACCTCTGCATTGACTGACTCTTTCCAGGACGATATGCTAGCACCTCCCATATATACCCGTCCTGCAGAATACAAAGGTTGGAAGGTGCCGGATATATTACTCAGCGGAAACACCCCTAAGATAGAGGCTTGGCGAGAGCAAGAGGCCCTGAGGAATACCGAAGAAAAACGACCGGATCTATTGGACGAATAA
- a CDS encoding NADP-dependent isocitrate dehydrogenase, with protein sequence MSKSPKIIYTITDEAPALATRSFLPIIQAFTATSGVDVETRDISLSGRILANFPQWLKEDQQIGDALAELGELAKTPEANIIKLPNISASVPQLNAAIAELQDKGFALPDYPEEPQNEEEKKIKAIYDKIKGSAVNPVLREGNSDRRAPKAVKNYAKKNPHSMGKWSSDSRTHVSTMESGDFRNNEQSVTIASDGQLQIVHQDHAGNRTVLKQSVPVLAGEIVDSTYMSKKALVEFLDTQVTDARERGILFSLHMKATMMKVSDPIIFGHGVRAYYKSMLNEFQADFEAIGVDLNNGFGDLESKLDELPNEKQGAIRSKIQECYDHGPDLAMVNSDKGITNLHVPSDVIIDASMPAMIRNSGQMWDKNGDVQDTKAVIPDSSYAGLYQATIDFCKANGAFDPTTMGTVPNVGLMAQKAEEYGSHDKTFEIGTEGVVQVVDQSGNTLMEHRVEAGDIWRMCQVKDAPIKDWVKLAVSRARLSETPAVFWLDKDRAHDAQLIQKVTAYLKDHDTDGLEIHIMSPVEATNFTLERVKAGKDTISVTGNVLRDYLTDLFPILELGTSAKMLSIVPLMNGGGLFETGAGGSAPKHVQQFVGEGHLRWDSLGEFLALAVSLEHLSRAYNNQGAGLLGSTLDDATEKLLENRKSPSRKVNELDNRGSHFYLALYWAEAMAKQQEDSALSDRFKKLHEELHANESNIVNELNDAQGYAVDIGGYYRPDDGKADPAMRPSQTLNGILANF encoded by the coding sequence ATGTCGAAATCTCCGAAAATCATCTATACGATCACGGACGAAGCGCCTGCTTTAGCCACCCGATCATTTTTGCCGATCATACAGGCTTTTACCGCCACCTCTGGAGTGGATGTAGAAACCAGAGACATTTCCCTGTCGGGACGTATACTGGCCAACTTCCCGCAATGGCTTAAAGAGGATCAGCAAATTGGGGACGCCCTAGCCGAATTAGGTGAACTGGCTAAGACCCCAGAGGCAAACATCATCAAACTCCCCAATATCAGTGCTTCTGTTCCACAACTGAACGCCGCCATTGCAGAACTTCAGGACAAAGGCTTTGCACTTCCGGATTATCCCGAAGAACCGCAGAACGAAGAAGAGAAAAAGATCAAGGCCATCTACGATAAGATCAAGGGAAGTGCTGTGAACCCTGTTCTAAGAGAGGGTAACAGTGATCGACGTGCACCGAAGGCCGTGAAGAACTACGCCAAGAAGAATCCACATAGCATGGGTAAATGGAGCAGTGACTCCAGAACCCATGTCTCTACCATGGAGAGCGGAGATTTTCGCAACAACGAACAATCGGTGACGATTGCATCAGATGGACAATTGCAGATTGTGCACCAGGACCATGCTGGAAACCGCACCGTCCTAAAACAGTCTGTACCCGTTCTTGCAGGAGAGATCGTGGACTCCACCTATATGAGTAAGAAAGCACTTGTCGAGTTCCTGGACACTCAGGTTACCGATGCCAGGGAGCGAGGTATCTTGTTCTCTTTGCACATGAAAGCAACCATGATGAAGGTTAGTGACCCGATCATTTTCGGTCACGGTGTTCGGGCTTATTACAAATCCATGCTGAATGAATTCCAGGCAGATTTTGAGGCAATTGGTGTGGACCTCAACAATGGTTTTGGAGATCTTGAAAGTAAACTGGACGAACTGCCGAATGAGAAGCAAGGTGCCATTCGATCAAAGATCCAAGAATGTTATGATCACGGTCCTGATCTGGCCATGGTCAACAGTGACAAAGGAATCACCAACCTACATGTGCCTAGCGATGTGATCATCGATGCTTCTATGCCTGCCATGATCAGAAATTCCGGGCAGATGTGGGACAAGAACGGTGATGTCCAAGATACCAAAGCCGTGATCCCAGATAGCAGCTATGCCGGGCTCTATCAGGCAACCATCGATTTCTGCAAGGCCAACGGGGCCTTCGATCCGACCACCATGGGTACTGTTCCCAATGTCGGTTTAATGGCGCAGAAAGCCGAGGAATACGGCTCTCATGACAAAACATTCGAGATCGGTACTGAAGGAGTTGTACAAGTTGTCGATCAGAGTGGTAATACCCTGATGGAGCATAGGGTGGAAGCAGGAGATATCTGGAGAATGTGCCAGGTGAAGGATGCACCTATCAAGGATTGGGTGAAGCTTGCAGTTAGCCGTGCCCGACTATCTGAAACCCCGGCCGTTTTTTGGCTGGATAAGGATCGCGCCCACGATGCCCAATTGATCCAAAAAGTAACTGCATACTTGAAAGACCATGATACGGATGGTTTAGAAATTCATATTATGTCTCCGGTAGAAGCGACAAACTTCACCCTGGAGCGCGTAAAAGCTGGCAAGGATACCATATCGGTTACCGGAAATGTCCTAAGGGATTATTTGACCGACCTCTTCCCTATCCTGGAATTGGGAACCAGTGCCAAAATGCTCTCCATCGTTCCACTGATGAATGGAGGAGGGTTATTTGAGACTGGTGCTGGCGGATCTGCTCCTAAACATGTTCAGCAGTTTGTAGGTGAAGGTCACTTGCGATGGGATTCCCTTGGAGAATTCCTAGCCTTGGCTGTGAGCCTGGAGCATTTGTCCAGGGCTTACAACAACCAGGGAGCCGGTCTGCTGGGTTCTACTCTGGACGATGCGACAGAAAAATTACTAGAAAATAGAAAAAGTCCTTCCAGGAAGGTCAATGAATTGGACAACCGTGGAAGCCATTTCTATCTGGCACTGTATTGGGCAGAGGCCATGGCCAAACAGCAAGAAGACTCAGCCCTCAGTGACCGATTTAAGAAGTTACACGAAGAACTTCATGCTAATGAAAGCAACATCGTCAATGAATTGAATGATGCCCAAGGTTATGCTGTAGACATCGGTGGTTATTATCGTCCTGATGACGGGAAAGCCGATCCAGCCATGCGACCGAGCCAGACCTTGAATGGCATCCTCGCTAACTTTTAA
- the rplS gene encoding 50S ribosomal protein L19 has translation MEELIKFVQDEFVTRNEFPEFSAGDNITVYYEIKEGNKTRTQFFRGTVIQVKGTGSSQTFTIRKMSGTVGVERIFPLNMPALQKIEVNKRGSVRRKRIYYFRGLTGKKARIKEKRS, from the coding sequence ATGGAAGAGTTAATTAAATTTGTCCAAGACGAATTTGTAACCAGAAATGAGTTTCCAGAATTCTCTGCCGGTGACAATATCACAGTTTACTACGAGATCAAGGAAGGGAACAAAACAAGGACTCAGTTCTTCAGAGGAACTGTGATCCAGGTGAAAGGAACAGGTTCAAGCCAAACCTTTACCATCCGAAAAATGTCAGGAACAGTTGGTGTGGAAAGAATTTTCCCACTGAATATGCCAGCACTTCAGAAGATCGAAGTGAACAAACGTGGTAGTGTTCGACGAAAAAGAATTTATTATTTCCGAGGACTTACCGGAAAGAAAGCTCGAATCAAAGAGAAAAGGAGCTAA
- a CDS encoding trypsin-like peptidase domain-containing protein yields the protein MKYNLRLLTIALVAGAVTLGGYKLFFEQQPIQVVSQPSSIGTVLTSNKALAAVEAGIDFTEAAEKTVNAVVHVTNTSIRRQSGSLRDLIFGGGEPRAMVGTGSGVIISPDGYIITNNHVIDQAATLEVTLNDNRSFEATLIGTDPNTDIALIKIDSEQKLPFIPFDDSNNLKVGEWVLAVGNPFNLTSTVTAGIVSAKARDLNQFDGNPQSFIQTDAAVNRGNSGGALVNTRGELVGINTAIQSETGSFIGYSFAVPSNVARKVIEDIMEYGDVQRGILGITGGSLNSRVAEEYGLSETEGVYISGVEQGSGAERSGLKPGDIIKDIDGVKIGKFADLSGYLGGKRPNDVVDVTVLRNGNSRIVPVTLIKLETYQIDYLDLEVKNISREELDDRGVENGVKVIRTLSNKMARYDLEGIIITALNDYSVEDINDVKRIMSRRDYDDPIKVNFVDQDGKSGSVIFR from the coding sequence ATGAAATACAATCTTCGCCTTTTGACCATAGCCCTGGTAGCCGGAGCAGTTACCTTGGGCGGATATAAGCTATTCTTCGAACAGCAGCCGATACAGGTTGTTTCCCAACCAAGCTCTATTGGTACAGTGCTGACTTCGAATAAAGCACTGGCCGCTGTTGAAGCAGGCATAGACTTTACAGAGGCTGCAGAGAAGACGGTCAATGCAGTAGTACACGTAACCAATACCAGTATTCGCCGTCAGTCCGGGAGTTTGAGGGATTTGATCTTTGGAGGTGGAGAACCTCGGGCGATGGTGGGTACCGGTAGCGGGGTGATCATCTCTCCGGACGGCTACATCATTACCAATAACCACGTAATTGATCAAGCGGCTACACTGGAGGTTACTTTGAACGACAATCGTTCATTCGAAGCAACGCTGATCGGGACGGATCCCAATACTGATATCGCCTTGATCAAGATCGATTCCGAGCAGAAGCTACCGTTCATCCCTTTCGACGACTCCAACAATTTGAAGGTTGGAGAATGGGTATTGGCCGTAGGGAACCCGTTTAACCTGACCTCAACGGTCACGGCTGGAATTGTAAGTGCGAAGGCCAGAGACCTGAACCAGTTTGATGGCAATCCGCAGTCCTTTATCCAGACTGATGCTGCAGTTAACAGAGGTAACAGTGGGGGCGCTCTGGTGAACACCCGTGGCGAACTGGTTGGTATCAATACGGCCATTCAATCAGAAACAGGTTCATTTATAGGATATTCGTTTGCCGTGCCTTCCAATGTGGCTAGGAAGGTGATCGAAGACATTATGGAATATGGGGATGTCCAACGAGGAATCCTTGGAATTACAGGCGGAAGCCTCAATTCCAGAGTTGCAGAGGAATATGGACTGTCAGAGACCGAAGGTGTATACATCAGTGGTGTGGAACAAGGCAGTGGCGCAGAGCGCAGCGGTCTGAAACCAGGAGATATCATTAAAGATATAGATGGGGTTAAAATCGGAAAGTTTGCTGATCTAAGTGGCTACCTGGGAGGAAAACGTCCCAACGATGTGGTAGACGTGACCGTACTTCGTAACGGTAATTCCAGAATCGTTCCTGTAACCTTGATCAAATTAGAGACCTATCAGATCGACTACCTGGATCTGGAGGTCAAGAACATCTCCCGGGAAGAACTAGACGACAGAGGGGTTGAGAACGGTGTAAAGGTGATCCGAACGCTGTCTAATAAAATGGCCCGTTACGATCTTGAGGGAATCATAATCACCGCGCTTAACGACTATTCCGTAGAGGACATTAACGATGTTAAACGCATTATGAGCCGCCGAGATTACGACGATCCGATCAAAGTTAATTTCGTTGACCAGGACGGAAAAAGTGGGTCAGTGATCTTTAGATAA
- a CDS encoding glyceraldehyde-3-phosphate dehydrogenase produces the protein MSFEDVYEKELSFQTDRRKASVEFIKIVSDLWYDRSIELVLFRNQLIDRNVSEILNLHEYAGEFVQKPISIFDSVEIAQAIKTLNIPAAKLDIGKLTYEYHLEDNGHQDAISFVSNKLKDAPDQNGISPKDVVLYGFGRIGRLLARELMTRTGQGNQMRLRAIVTRGAVDQTVLEKRASLLQFDSVHGDFPGTVQVDVENSALIINGTTVHIISANAPEDIDYTTYGIEDALVIDNTGAFRDKEALSRHLQSKGASKVLLTAPGKGVPNIVHGVNHTDYDPEKVDIFSAASCTTNAITPVLKAVEDSLGVAHGHLETIHAYTNDQNLVDNMHKKYRRGRAAALNMVITETGAGKAVSKALPSFEGKLTSNAIRVPVPNGSLAILNLSLEKVTSKDGVNAILKKYALEGNLVEQIKYSLSNELVSSDIVGSPAPSIYDSNATIVTEDGKNAVLYVWYDNEYGYSHQVIRLAKYISKVRRYTYY, from the coding sequence ATGAGCTTCGAAGACGTTTACGAAAAAGAACTTTCCTTTCAGACCGATCGCCGAAAGGCATCTGTCGAATTCATCAAGATCGTTAGCGATCTGTGGTACGATCGTTCCATTGAACTGGTATTGTTTCGCAATCAATTGATCGATCGCAATGTAAGTGAGATCCTGAACCTGCATGAATATGCCGGGGAATTTGTTCAAAAACCCATTTCAATTTTTGATTCTGTTGAGATCGCCCAGGCAATCAAAACCTTGAACATTCCCGCTGCCAAACTGGATATCGGGAAACTGACCTACGAATATCACCTGGAGGACAACGGACATCAAGACGCTATCAGCTTTGTGAGCAACAAACTGAAAGATGCACCAGACCAGAATGGGATCAGCCCCAAGGACGTTGTACTTTATGGTTTTGGTCGAATTGGCCGCCTATTGGCCCGCGAACTAATGACCCGCACCGGACAAGGCAATCAAATGCGGCTTCGAGCGATAGTTACCCGCGGAGCGGTAGATCAAACCGTACTGGAAAAAAGAGCCTCCCTGCTGCAGTTCGATTCTGTTCATGGGGATTTCCCAGGAACCGTACAGGTGGACGTTGAGAATAGTGCCTTGATCATCAACGGAACCACCGTTCACATCATCTCGGCCAATGCCCCTGAAGATATCGACTATACTACCTATGGTATCGAGGATGCCTTGGTCATAGACAACACTGGTGCGTTCAGAGATAAAGAGGCCCTGAGCAGACACCTGCAATCCAAAGGAGCATCCAAAGTATTGCTTACGGCGCCTGGTAAAGGAGTTCCAAACATTGTACACGGGGTAAACCATACAGATTACGATCCGGAGAAAGTGGATATTTTCTCGGCAGCATCTTGTACCACCAACGCAATTACTCCTGTACTCAAAGCGGTGGAAGATAGCCTTGGTGTTGCACACGGACACCTGGAGACTATCCATGCCTACACCAACGATCAGAACCTGGTGGATAATATGCACAAGAAATACCGTCGAGGTCGTGCAGCTGCCCTAAATATGGTGATCACTGAGACAGGGGCCGGGAAAGCTGTTTCCAAGGCTCTACCGTCTTTTGAGGGTAAACTGACCTCTAACGCCATTCGCGTTCCCGTTCCCAACGGATCATTGGCCATACTAAACCTATCGCTGGAAAAAGTCACTTCCAAGGACGGTGTCAATGCCATATTAAAGAAATATGCCCTGGAGGGTAATCTAGTGGAGCAGATCAAGTATTCCTTGAGCAATGAACTTGTTTCCTCTGATATCGTAGGGTCTCCTGCCCCGTCCATTTATGATAGCAATGCTACTATAGTCACGGAAGACGGCAAGAACGCAGTACTATATGTTTGGTATGACAACGAGTATGGATATAGCCATCAGGTAATACGGCTGGCCAAATACATCTCTAAGGTAAGACGATATACGTATTATTAG
- a CDS encoding GNAT family N-acetyltransferase: MHNMTGNKILLRALEPDDLQLLYQVENDQSIWEVSGTINPYSKFVLKQYLDNAHRDIYEVKQLRLVIERVDDNFAVGLIDLYDFDPRHKRAGLGIVIFEKEERRKGYAGEAIQLLSQYCFDHLDMHQVYACIGADNAGSQVLFEKNGFVRTGTRQDWLLRSDGYQDELFYQLIRNVH, translated from the coding sequence ATGCATAATATGACTGGGAATAAAATATTGCTTAGAGCCCTGGAGCCCGATGATCTGCAATTGTTGTACCAGGTGGAGAATGACCAGTCCATTTGGGAAGTCAGCGGGACCATCAATCCATATTCTAAGTTTGTACTCAAACAGTATTTGGACAATGCACATCGCGACATATATGAGGTTAAGCAGTTACGTCTGGTTATTGAGCGTGTTGACGATAACTTTGCGGTTGGATTGATCGATCTGTATGATTTTGATCCCAGGCACAAGCGAGCAGGCTTGGGTATCGTGATATTTGAAAAAGAGGAGAGGCGAAAAGGTTATGCTGGAGAAGCCATACAGCTTCTGTCACAATATTGCTTTGATCACCTGGATATGCATCAGGTTTATGCCTGTATAGGAGCAGATAATGCGGGTAGCCAGGTATTATTCGAAAAGAATGGATTTGTCAGGACCGGAACCCGCCAGGACTGGTTACTGCGATCTGATGGCTATCAGGACGAATTATTTTATCAATTGATCAGGAATGTACATTAA
- a CDS encoding Gfo/Idh/MocA family protein, with amino-acid sequence MKRRTFIKQSAAASVAFSIVPSYVLGKHHIPPSDTLYLAAIGVGGRGGGIVREMAATGKVKFVALCDVDDKMAAGSYKAHPNAKQYRDFRKVYDNHLSEIDAFTVGTPDHTHAVISLPFMRAKKHAYVEKPLTHNIHEARLMAKVAAQEGIITQMGNQGASSDGIRQAQEWINAGVIGKVHRVDCWTNRPVWPQGFKHITESQPVPDTLDWDLWLGPAAARGYNANYLPFKWRGFWDFGTGAMGDMGCHIMETPFKTLGLGFPYEAEASCTTIWSGDFVEADYSEACPPSSIVRLKFDSPVHGDVSLNWYDGGIMPDLPPELPDGEEPGGSGGGSIFHGSEGIMITDTYSGNPRLLPAERMKDFKPPAETIARVKASHAGEWVEACLDSSKSTSSPFSYGGPLTEAVLMGNLAIKAFQYKTLKEGKKVGDWAPYEYPGRRTIKWDGDNMRVTNYDYANNWVKRSYRPGWEVK; translated from the coding sequence ATGAAACGAAGAACCTTTATCAAGCAATCTGCGGCTGCGTCAGTGGCCTTTTCTATCGTTCCTAGTTATGTGCTGGGAAAACATCACATTCCACCCAGCGATACGCTCTATTTGGCTGCCATAGGAGTAGGAGGCCGAGGAGGGGGCATAGTCCGTGAAATGGCAGCTACCGGCAAGGTGAAATTCGTGGCCTTGTGCGATGTAGACGATAAAATGGCTGCCGGAAGTTACAAGGCGCATCCCAATGCCAAACAGTATAGGGACTTCAGGAAGGTTTATGACAATCATCTGTCCGAGATCGATGCCTTTACCGTTGGTACTCCGGACCATACACACGCCGTGATATCGCTTCCTTTTATGCGTGCTAAGAAACACGCATATGTCGAAAAGCCACTTACACACAACATTCACGAGGCACGATTGATGGCCAAGGTTGCTGCCCAAGAAGGTATAATTACGCAAATGGGTAACCAGGGAGCTTCCAGTGATGGAATTCGTCAGGCCCAGGAATGGATCAATGCGGGAGTGATCGGGAAGGTACATCGGGTAGACTGCTGGACCAACCGCCCGGTATGGCCTCAGGGGTTTAAACATATAACCGAGAGTCAGCCTGTTCCGGACACCTTGGATTGGGATCTTTGGTTAGGACCTGCTGCAGCCAGAGGATATAATGCGAATTACTTACCATTTAAATGGAGGGGATTCTGGGACTTCGGGACTGGTGCCATGGGTGATATGGGATGCCATATCATGGAAACACCATTTAAAACACTAGGACTGGGCTTTCCTTATGAAGCTGAGGCCAGTTGCACAACGATCTGGTCTGGTGATTTTGTAGAAGCCGATTATTCCGAGGCTTGTCCACCATCTTCTATCGTGCGGCTCAAGTTCGATTCGCCTGTTCACGGTGATGTTTCCCTGAATTGGTACGACGGTGGTATTATGCCGGATCTACCTCCAGAGCTTCCGGATGGGGAAGAACCAGGAGGAAGTGGAGGTGGAAGTATCTTCCATGGATCGGAAGGGATAATGATCACGGATACCTACTCCGGTAATCCACGTTTGTTGCCGGCCGAGCGAATGAAGGATTTTAAGCCTCCTGCCGAAACTATTGCTCGTGTCAAGGCCTCTCATGCGGGTGAATGGGTAGAAGCCTGTCTGGACAGTTCCAAGTCTACATCTTCACCTTTCTCATATGGAGGGCCGCTTACTGAAGCTGTATTGATGGGCAACTTGGCTATCAAAGCCTTCCAGTATAAGACGCTGAAAGAAGGAAAAAAAGTGGGGGACTGGGCGCCCTATGAGTATCCTGGTAGAAGAACAATCAAATGGGATGGTGACAACATGAGAGTCACCAATTACGACTATGCCAATAACTGGGTTAAGCGAAGTTATCGACCAGGTTGGGAAGTCAAATAA
- the dapF gene encoding diaminopimelate epimerase produces the protein MSFTFYKYQGTGNDFIIVDNRLQHFPKDDHQGIARICDRRFGVGADGLILLEDHPNLDFRMVYYNSDGHLSSMCGNGGRCLVSFARHMGLIRDEASFEAIDGVHMASVEERIVRLKMNDVSQLREEYGGVFLDTGSPHLVLLKDEVEQVDVQSEGRQLRNECYGTEGANINFVQPQSANEFRVRTYERGVEGETLSCGTGVTAVALAMHHQGKTEEAETVSIVTPGGDLAVQFQFDNGIYRDIWLIGPAQFVFKGDWHA, from the coding sequence GTGAGTTTTACCTTTTATAAATACCAGGGAACCGGAAACGACTTTATCATAGTGGACAATCGTCTTCAACACTTCCCTAAAGATGACCATCAGGGTATTGCGCGCATTTGCGATCGACGTTTTGGTGTAGGGGCAGACGGACTTATTTTATTGGAGGACCATCCCAACCTGGACTTTAGGATGGTATATTACAATTCCGACGGCCATCTGAGTTCCATGTGCGGTAATGGTGGACGCTGTCTGGTTAGCTTTGCCCGGCATATGGGCTTGATTCGTGACGAGGCCTCATTTGAAGCGATAGATGGTGTTCACATGGCGAGCGTAGAAGAACGAATCGTCCGCTTAAAAATGAACGACGTCAGCCAGCTTAGGGAAGAATATGGCGGTGTATTCCTGGATACAGGTTCTCCTCATTTGGTTTTATTGAAAGATGAGGTGGAGCAGGTAGATGTGCAATCCGAAGGGCGACAACTAAGAAACGAGTGCTATGGGACCGAAGGAGCTAACATAAACTTCGTTCAACCCCAGAGTGCCAATGAATTTCGGGTTCGAACCTATGAAAGGGGAGTAGAAGGCGAAACACTATCCTGTGGTACAGGTGTTACGGCTGTAGCACTTGCCATGCATCATCAAGGCAAGACGGAAGAGGCAGAAACAGTATCAATTGTTACTCCGGGAGGAGATCTCGCTGTCCAATTCCAATTCGATAATGGCATCTATCGCGATATTTGGCTAATCGGTCCTGCCCAGTTCGTGTTCAAAGGAGATTGGCATGCATAA
- a CDS encoding GNAT family N-acetyltransferase: MQIISATLSDLEDLTQLFDGYRKFYKQSSDIEAAREFLKERLNHHQSRCLICKDENGIAMGFTQLYPTFSSVSMQHNWILNDLFVHPDHRSKGVGKALLLAAQRFAREDGAKGLVLETATDNPAQHLYEALGWKKDTEVFHYTWKVEN; the protein is encoded by the coding sequence ATGCAAATCATATCGGCCACATTATCAGACCTGGAAGATCTCACACAACTCTTTGACGGGTACCGGAAATTCTATAAACAGTCCTCCGACATAGAGGCCGCCCGGGAGTTTTTAAAGGAGCGGCTGAATCACCATCAATCTCGCTGTTTGATCTGTAAGGACGAAAATGGAATAGCCATGGGATTTACCCAATTGTATCCTACTTTTTCCTCGGTCAGCATGCAGCACAATTGGATACTAAACGATCTGTTTGTGCATCCCGATCATCGGTCCAAGGGAGTGGGTAAAGCACTCTTACTTGCGGCACAACGGTTTGCCCGGGAAGATGGAGCCAAGGGACTGGTCCTTGAAACCGCGACAGATAATCCGGCCCAACATCTATATGAAGCACTGGGTTGGAAAAAAGACACCGAAGTTTTTCATTATACATGGAAGGTCGAGAACTGA